A window of the Zeugodacus cucurbitae isolate PBARC_wt_2022May chromosome 2, idZeuCucr1.2, whole genome shotgun sequence genome harbors these coding sequences:
- the LOC105214118 gene encoding venom serine carboxypeptidase translates to MKNAIHVALFALLGLALIMEGDSKKLKFPRSFINPYPRFKEYSDGGDPGEPLFLTPLIHDPKIPNEQVRQKAAVIGSQFHKVESYSGYLTVDAGRKSNMFFWYFPAQENPDYAPVLLWLQGGPGASSLFGLFAENGPFEFDSHGHLQKRNYTWSRTHNLIYIDNPVGTGFSFTGSDDGYARNEKDVGRNLHEAVMQLYELFEWSNSSEFWISGESYAGKYVPALGYHIHLMQNAVDTRVYIPLKGLAIGNGLSDPLHQLKYGDYLYQLGLIDDHGLNRFHIEEEKGKKCIEQHDMDCAFEVFDALINGDLTNGSIFHNLTGYNYYYNYLKTNSDMPDEVLGNFLQSSTTRRAIHVGNMTFHDLDKENKVEKFLKKDVMDTVAPWIAELLKDYIVCIYSGQLDIIVAYPLTRNYLKQLKFADADKYKVAERKVWEVDGEIAGYAKHAGHLIEILVRNAGHMAPGDQPKWMEWMINHLTHYKKVV, encoded by the coding sequence ATGAAAAACGCAATTCATGTTGCGCTATTCGCCCTTTTGGGTTTGGCCCTTATTATGGAAGGCGACTCGAAGAAATTGAAGTTTCCGAGAAGTTTTATAAATCCCTATCCCCGCTTTAAGGAGTATAGTGATGGAGGCGACCCCGGCGAACCACTGTTTCTTACCCCTCTTATACATGATCCAAAAATACCGAATGAACAAGTTCGTCAAAAAGCGGCAGTGATTGGCAGTCAATTCCACAAAGTCGAAAGCTATTCCGGATATTTAACAGTAGATGCGGGACGCAAATCAAATATGTTCTTCTGGTATTTCCCCGCACAGGAAAATCCTGATTACGCTCCTGTGCTTTTATGGTTGCAAGGCGGACCGGGTGCATCTTCATTATTTGGTTTGTTTGCGGAAAATGGACCCTTTGAGTTCGATTCACATGGACATTTACAAAAGCGCAATTATACTTGGAGTCGCACTCATAATCTTATTTATATTGATAATCCCGTTGGAACTGGTTTTAGTTTTACTGGCAGCGATGATGGTTATGCTCGGAATGAAAAAGATGTGGGACGTAATCTTCACGAGGCCGTAATGCAATTATATGAACTTTTTGAATGGTCAAATTCCAGTGAATTTTGGATTAGTGGGGAATCATATGCAGGAAAATATGTACCAGCACTAGGTTACCATATTCACTTGATGCAAAACGCGGTGGACACCCGTGTTTATATTCCGTTAAAAGGTTTAGCTATCGGAAATGGTCTCTCTGATCCATTGCATCAACTCAAATACGGTGATTACTTATATCAATTGGGTTTAATCGATGATCACGGCTTGAACCGCTTCCATATAGAGGAAGAGAAAGGTAAAAAATGTATAGAACAACACGACATGGATTGTGCATTTGAAGTATTTGATGCTCTTATCAATGGTGACCTTACAAACGGATCTATTTTTCATAATCTTACTGGCTATAACTATTACTACAATTATTTGAAAACTAATAGTGACATGCCGGATGAAGTACTTGGAAACTTTTTACAATCTTCAACAACACGCCGCGCCATTCACGTAGGCAACATGACATTCCATGATttagataaagaaaataaagtggAGAAGTTTTTGAAAAAGGATGTAATGGACACAGTGGCACCATGGATAGCTGAGCTTTTAAAGGATTATATTGTTTGCATTTATAGTGGACAGCTGGATATAATTGTTGCTTATCCTTTGACTCGTAATTACTTAAAGCAATTGAAATTCGCAGATGCTGATAAATACAAAGTAGCTGAGCGCAAAGTTTGGGAGGTGGACGGCGAAATTGCAGGATATGCAAAACATGCCGGTCATCTAATTGAAATATTGGTGCGCAACGCTGGGCATATGGCGCCTGGTGACCAACCTAAGTGGATGGAATGGATGATTAATCATTTAACGCACTACAAAAAGGTCGTTTAG
- the LOC105214117 gene encoding serine/threonine-protein kinase/endoribonuclease IRE1 — MTGRWLVMSRSWTSLLRLQWNVAVCFGLCVLIASAVVSAKTPVTTKIKTVRNVQNITQGNENHNNSTKDDVASEQLRAYRLKEACTDLSQDEGTLMVFSTLGGGLTAIDPITSEIRWTIADDPPIYADQEQNVEVPQYLPDPRDGSIYQLSDMGNLKKLPYTIPQLVASAPCRSSDGILYSGKKSDTWFMVDPKSGKRKTVMGFGMDAFDANENNEEGEHKPSHSTSRSIYLGRTQYTVMMYDSLAKGKNVKPWNITFYDYSAHTMTPDISKEYEYLHLTTTSSGNIVTLDRKNGKFLWKRDLTSPVVAAFLLGSEGLLSVPFTTVSDEAFESILEESKTGNVNTIKLFQSLYVGEHTHGLYALPSLVDKDTPRISANPPIKLLDGPSSADDSDPKMVYIDDVIRRNAGIVLGHYNMPSDINLQISPSPSKDDNIHGLATINHFPDVTTMGSNGYSILTGSNSEKNSAEIGVQTEPIFEMKMESTNAFNKTKKIILANSNKVQKFINEWFMEHPSGKVHQILIVLILAMVAMFWYMCSTMRELKNQSENGSKTYSSSNKSGSGSGNVNALDLIDLGDGNIRVGKISFNSNEVLGKGCEGTFVFRGTFEERSVAVKRLLPECFTFADREVALLRESDAHENVVRYFCTEQDRQFRYIAVELCAATLQDYTEGERSAELRMHINVWEVLRQAAAGLSHLHSLNIVHRDIKPQNVLLSLPDVSGTVRVMISDFGLCKKLNFGKTSFSRRSGVTGTDGWIAPEMMRGQRTTTAVDIFSLGCVYYYVLSAGQHAFGDALKRQHNILTHDYNLFKLKVDADDEPNMPKEASKFILAEQLIADMIHKDAQSRPFARCISAHPVFWNNQKILAFLQDVSDRVEKLQFHVEPLKSLEKNGRCIVRDDWNTHVDPLITDDLRKYRGYMGASVRDLLRALRNKKHHYHELSPEVQQKLGCIPHDFTNYWINKFPELISHAYHAFSICAEEPIFRHYYNADYHFSRPWYFDADDNLFPSLQNDPKHLLKQTGAGTKDGSASPKRLPRTPEKQQQLKQRKGIYNFRKTTEAEVIGVGLQRNLELTTSNAAALAEGEDDAGNGNSRDVFANFKFRRNYNKSANRNYGNTTNANANNGVNKEKSVTWTLPGKQATEG; from the exons atgacGGGTCGGTGGTTGGTGATGTCGCGATCGTGGACATCGCTTTTGCGTTTGCAATGGAACGTCGCAGTTTGTTTCGGATTGTGTGTTTTGATTGCATCAGCCGTGGTGTCGGCAAAAACACCAGttacaactaaaataaaaacagtaAGAAATGTACAAAATATAACACAGGGAaatgaaaatcataataatagTACAAAGGATGACGTCGCCTCTGAGCAATTAAGAGCGTATCGGTTGAAAGAG GCGTGTACTGATTTGTCACAAGATGAAGGAACATTAATGGTTTTCTCGACATTAGGGGGCGGATTAACAGCAATCGATCCAATAACGAGTGAAATACGTTGGACCATAGCAGACG ATCCACCCATATACGCTGATCAAGAACAAAATGTGGAAGTGCCACAATATTTGCCAGATCCACGTGATGGCAGCATTTATCAGCTCAGCGACATGGGTAATTTGAAGAAATTGCCCTACACTATACCACAGCTGGTGGCTAGCGCACCGTGTCGCTCGTCCGATGGCATACTATATTCGGGTAAGAAAAGCGACACTTGGTTCATGGTCGATCCCAAGTCCGGTAAACGCAAGACTGTCATGGGCTTCGGGATGGATGCCTTCGATGCTAACGAAAACAATGAGGAAGGTGAGCATAAGCCTAGCCACAGCACATCCCGTTCGATATACTTGGGACGCACGCAGTACACCGTCATGATGTACGACAGTTTGGCTAAGGGGAAGAATGTTAAACCGTGGAATATCACCTTCTATGATTACAGCGCGCACACCATGACGCCGGATATATCGAAGGAGTATG aatatttgcatttaacaacaacatcaagTGGCAATATCGTAACTTTGGATCGTAAGAATGGCAAATTTTTGTGGAAACGCGATTTAACAAGTCCAGTGGTGGCCGCATTTCTGCTCGGCTCGGAAGGTTTGCTAAGTGTGCCCTTTACCACCGTCTCGGATGAAGCGTTCGAGTCTATTCTAGAGGAGTCCAAAACCGGCAATGTCAACACCATCAAGCTATT TCAATCCCTCTATGTGGGCGAGCACACTCATGGCTTATATGCTTTACCCTCGCTGGTGGATAAGGACACGCCACGCATTTCGGCTAACCCACCAATAAAATTGTTGGATGGCCCCAGCTCTGCCGATGACTCAGATCCCAAAATGGTGTACATCGATGATGTAATTCGCCGTAATGCAGGCATTGTGCTCGGTCATTACAACATGCCCAGCGacataaatttgcaaatatcgCCCTCACCGTCGAAAGATGACAACATTCATGGTTTAGCCACCATCAATCACTTTCCCGATGTCACCACTATGGGCTCAAATGGCTATAGCATACTCACCGGTTCGAATAGCGAAAAGAACTCTGCCGAAATAGGCGTACAAACTGAGCccatatttgaaatgaaaatggaatcgacaaatgcttttaataagaccaaaaaaatcattttggCAAATAGCAATAAAGTACAGAAATTCATTAATGAGTGGTTTATGGAGCATCCGAGTGGTAAAGTGCACCAGATTTTGATTGTGTTGATCTTGGCTATGGTCGCCATGTTCTGGTATATGTGCAGCACTATGCGTGAGTTGAAGAATCAAAGTGAAAATGGTTCGAAAACGTACTCGTCCTCGAATAAGagtggcagcggcagcggcaatgTGAATGCTTTGGACCTAATCGATTTGGGTGATGGCAATATACGTGTTGGCAAAATATCATTCAACTCGAACGAAGTGCTAGGTAAAGGTTGTGAAGGTACTTTCGTGTTTAGAGGTACCTTTGAGGAGCGCTCTGTGGCGGTGAAGCGGCTGCTGCCCGAATGTTTCACATTTGCCGATCGCGAGGTGGCCTTGTTGCGCGAGAGTGATGCGCACGAGAATGTGGTGCGCTACTTTTGCACCGAACAAGATCGCCAATTTCGCTACATAGCGGTGGAGCTGTGCGCGGCCACCTTGCAAGATTATACAGAGGGCGAACGCAGCGCTGAACTGCGCATGCACATAAACGTGTGGGAGGTGTTGCGCCAAGCCGCAGCCGGTCTCAGTCACTTGCATTCATTGAATATCG TGCATCGTGATATTAAGCCACAAAACGTGTTGCTTTCACTGCCCGATGTCAGTGGCACAGTGCGTGTGATGATATCCGATTTCGGTTTGTGCAAGAAGTTGAATTTTGGCAAGACCAGCTTTTCACGTCGCTCCGGCGTGACCGGCACCGACGGCTGGATTGCGCCTGAAATGATGCGCGGTCAGCGAACG ACAACTGCTGTGGACATCTTTTCGCTTGGCTGCGTCTACTATTATGTGCTTTCCGCTGGTCAACATGCGTTTGGCGATGCACTCAAGCGACAGCACAACATACTAACACATGACTACAATTTGTTCAAACTTAAAGTGGACGCAGATGATGAGCCAAACATGCCTAAGGAGGCTAGCAAGTTt ATACTTGCTGAACAGTTGATAGCCGATATGATACATAAAGATGCGCAAAGTCGCCCATTCGCGCGCTGCATTAGCGCGCATCCAGTCTTTTGGAATAACCAGAAAATTTTGGCTTTTCTGCAGGACGTCAGCGATCGcgtcgagaagctgcaattCCATGTGGAACCATTGAAGTCGCTGGAGAAGAATGGGCGCTGCATTGTGCGTGACGATTGGAATACCCATGTCGATCCGCTCATAACGGATGATCTGCGCAAGTATCGTGGCTACATGGGCGCCAGTGTGCGTGATCTTTTGCGCGCACTGCGCAATAAG AAACACCATTACCACGAGCTGTCGCCGGAAGTGCAGCAGAAGCTCGGCTGCATACCGCACGATTTCACGAACTATTGGATTAATAAATTTCCCGAGTTAATCTCACACGCCTATCATGCGTTTAGTATTTGCGCCGAGGAGCCGATCTTCAGGCATTACTACAACGCTGATTACCACTTTAGTCGTCCGTGGTACTTTGATGCGGACGATAATCTCTTCCCATCGCTCCAAAACGATCCCAAGCATTTGCTGAAACAAACTGGCGCGGGCACCAAAGATGGCAGCGCCAGCCCGAAACGCTTGCCGCGCACACCCGAGAAGCAGCAACAGTTAAAACAGCGTAAAGGTATTTATAATTTCCGTAAAACCACTGAAGCGGAAGTAATTGGCGTGGGTTTGCAAAGAAATCTGGAATTAACGACGTCTAATGCCGCAGCGCTAGCTGAGGGTGAGGACGATGCAGGTAATGGCAATAGTCGTGATGTGTTTGCCAATTTCAAATTCCGACGGAACTACAACAAGTCCGCAAATCGTAATTACGGCAATACgacgaatgcgaatgcgaataaCGGTGTTAATAAAGAGAAGAGCGTCACATGGACATTGCCTGGCAAGCAGGCCACTGAGGGATGA
- the LOC105214119 gene encoding rRNA methyltransferase 2, mitochondrial: MSISTKSFMRYFNTQNVLAKQIPRNLKGKSKSSQEWLTRQLADPYVEKAKMMNLRCRSAFKLIEIDDRFKILKPGDTVLDCGAAPGSWTQVAVNRTNANGTKEGNKRGAVFSIDLLHFHAVPGATTFGGMDFTTTSAQQRLREALAGRQVNCVLSDMAPNATGVRMLDQENIMSLCYSVLRFALAMSAVNANLVVKLWANGDVAKLEKDLARFYEYVKRVKPESSRSDSAEIFLVARQYKGLEIASETSTKENS; the protein is encoded by the exons ATGAGTATATCAACGAAATCTTTTATGAGATATTTCAACACACAAAATGTTTTAGCCAAACAAATACCACGTAATCTTAAGGGGAAAAGTAAAAGTTCACAAGAATGGCTGACCCGCCAATTAGCAGATCCTTATGTGGAGAAAGCTAAAATGATGAATCTTCGCTGCCGCAGTGCTTTCAAGCTTATAGAAATTGATGACAGATTTAAAATACTTAAACCTGGTGACACTGTACTAGACTGTGGAGCGGCACCCGGCAGTTGGACACAAGTGGCGGTCAATCGTACCAACGCCAATGGCACCAAAGAGGGTAATAAGAGAGGTGCAGTTTTTAGCATTGACTTGTTACATTTTCATGCGGTGCCG GGTGCTACTACATTCGGAGGCATGGACTTTACAACTACTAGTGCACAGCAGCGTCTTCGCGAGGCCTTAGCAGGACGACAAGTGAATTGTGTTCTCTCAGATATGGCACCCAATGCTACTGGTGTGCGAATGTTAGATCAAGAGAATATAATGAGTTTATGCTATTCGGTGCTACGATTTGCATTGGCGATGTCTGCTGTAAACGCAAATTTGGTAGTCAAATTATGGGCGAATGGAGATGTAGCTAAACTGGAAAAAGACTTGGCACGATTTTACGAGTATGTTAAACGCGTAAAACCAGAGTCCAGTCGATCAGATTCTGCAGAGATATTTTTAGTGGCACGCCAATATAAGGGGTTAGAAATAGCAAGCGAGACGTCGACAAAAGAAAACAGTTGA